The Synechococcus sp. M16.1 genome includes the window AATACCCGGTCATCATTGCTGAGGCCAACATGTTGGCGAGGTTGTCGCGATTCGCCGTCACCTTGACTTCAAAGTGCTCGCCAGGAAGCATTCCCAGTAGCCCCTGAACGTTGTGGCGAATGATGTCTTGAACATCGTTGCTTGCTGCCTTGGCGACCCGCTGCAGGGTGTCTGACGACTGCTCTTGCAGGTAGTGGATCAGGCTGTTCCCCGCGTGACCATCACTGTTGTCAGTTGTCAGGAACTCGGGGTTAAACATTCGACTGTGATCTACATCACGAACCTGACACTAACGCAAGGCATTGGAATCAACCGCCATCGCTGCTTTCGGTGATCCGTAACGGACCGAACCTTTGTAGCGGCCAGTACCGCCAGACCGCCGTGCCCAGAACATTGGTTTCCGGCAGTGATCCCCAGAGGTGGGAATCAAGGCTGGCATTGCGGTTGTCCCCCATCACCCACAACTGATCCGCCGGCACGGTGATCGGGGCCATGGCGTAGTTGATCGGTTCCGCCAGCCAAGGTTCTGTAGCTGGTTCGCCGTTGCGGAACAGCTTGCCGTCGTGCACGTTCAGCTGATCGCCAGGAAGCCCCACCACCCGCTTGATCAACGCAGCTGATGCGTCATAGCCAGCGGCCACGAGCTGCTCCGGCGGAGCGAACACCACCACATCGCCCCGGTGCAGATGG containing:
- a CDS encoding DUF760 domain-containing protein, whose product is MFNPEFLTTDNSDGHAGNSLIHYLQEQSSDTLQRVAKAASNDVQDIIRHNVQGLLGMLPGEHFEVKVTANRDNLANMLASAMMTGYFLRQMEQRKELEETLFADEQMAIEPEDELKL
- the lepB gene encoding signal peptidase I codes for the protein MTQPTTPAPGEDSKGFWRNLILWALLALLLRWLVVEPRWIPSGSMLPTLQLQDRILVEKVRPRLARSRHGHLHRGDVVVFAPPEQLVAAGYDASAALIKRVVGLPGDQLNVHDGKLFRNGEPATEPWLAEPINYAMAPITVPADQLWVMGDNRNASLDSHLWGSLPETNVLGTAVWRYWPLQRFGPLRITESSDGG